Below is a genomic region from Cohaesibacter intestini.
CCGGGCCCGTGGTGGAGATGGCATAGGCGATGGCGTCCTTGCGCGGCAGGCCGTCAGACCTTTTGCGCTGGATCGACATATAGAGATGCACCCCATCGGCAAAGGCGACGACAATGACCATGGTCGGCACGATGGTGGTGAGGAAATCAACCGGAATGGAGAAAAGCGCCAGAAAGCCGAAATACCAGATCACCCCGGTGACCGGAGGCACCGAGCAGATCAGCGCGCCACGCCAAGACCGGAAAATGGCACCGGCCACCACGACGCAGAGCAGGATCGAGGCGATGGTCAGTTTGGTCTGGTCCCCATGCAGGGTGTCGCGGATGGTGCGCTGGATTTCCGGGATGCCGACAAAGGACAGGGTGAAGGCTTGCTGATAGGGGGCGGCGAGTGCCTTGATTTCGGCAAGACTTTCCGGGGTCAGTTTGGCGGATTTGCCCTCTTCGGCAGAGCCGGTCATCAGGGAAATGAGCGTTACGGTCAGGTCTTCGCTGAGCATTTTGTCTGCGAGTGGTACCTGTTGTCGGAGAGCGTCAAGCCGCTCGGTAATCGGTTTGGTGCGGATTTGCGGGCTGGTGAGGAAAAAGGATGGCTCTGCCAGCTCGTCGCTGTCCTGTGAAGCGGTTTGCGTTGCCCGTGAGACATCCGGCAGGGAAAAGATGGAGAAGGCCGCTTCAACCTGACTGGCAAATTGCAGATCGAGCAGGAAAGTCTGAAATGCCTGATAGGTCTCGGGGTTGGAGAGATCCGCGCTCTTGATCAGCAGCAGTTCGTCCTGCGAGAAGGCGCGAAAGCGGTTTTCCAGTGCCACAAAGCTGCGATAGCTCTCGCTATCATTGGCCAGATTGTCGGTGATGTCACCGGTGAAGCGCGTCTGTGTGACCATCAAATAGGTGGTCAGCAGGGTGACAGCCAGTGCGATAATGGCAATCAACGGGGCATTGGAGGCAATTTTGGGAGCCGCCTTGTTCAGACCAAGACTTTGCATGTCGGTCGATACTCTCACTCGTCGAGGCGGGCGCTCTCCTCGGTCTGGGCATCGGCATAGAACCAGCTGTGCCAGTTGCTTGCCTGCTCAAGACCCTGCTTGATCTGATCAGGAACAATGAAACTGCGTCCCAGCCATCTGGTCATATCGACCGGAAGATCAGGGAAGATGCTGGAGACCAGTTCAGTGCAGATCAATTGTTGCTGGTTGAGCCCGTCCAAATTGTAGTCATAGGCTTTTCCCATATTTTCCACGATGCGGTCAAAGTAAAAATCGGTCTTCTGCAAATTGTCCGACCTGAAAATAATGATTTCATCAGCATTGAGTAGCTCATCAAGACTGCCCATGCGAACACCAAAACGGTCCGACTGGACAACGGATCGTCCATCCCGAACAGCGTTGAGAAGCTTTTTGTAACGCGGATTTTCGTCCCATTGACGTTGGTGCCAATCGGTCCCGTCGCCAAGCCAGATCGCCACATGGGTATAATGGCCCGGTGTGGTCATGGCTGTCGCCTTGAAGGGGGCGGCGATCAGCAAAATATCAAAGGGTTTTAGGCCGTCAGTGACCGTTTGAACCAGCTCGGGATGATTGGACAGATGGCCTTTGCGTGTTTCGATCAGCCCGATACTGTTGGCATAGGAACGGGTAACAAGGGTAAAAAAGCTGCTGAATAGGGGTTTGGCTCGATAAAGGCTGTTGCCCATGTCTGCCCCAAGAAGACCCAATAGCAGGATTAGCAACCCCAGTCTGACCGTGGGGAGCCTGACGGGCTTGAGTCTTTGCACGTCGGGATAGCAGGTCTGGTCTGTTGTGCTCATGATCGGTTCGGGGTCACTTCTTAGGTGGCTTCTGGATGGTCGTTTGTTCTGTTAGGGCAGCTTTGTGGTCGCTTTTTGACAAAAGGATGCGCCTCTTTTCATAAAACTGCAACTTATGCCCCAAGCAAGGGCTACATCTGTACGATTTGGGCGCAAAGGTCGATCGGGAGTTTCTCGGAAACGTCCTGAAAATGGCGATTTTTTGTTGCTAGTTGCGAATGCTTCTTAAAAGCAGTTGTAATTATTGGAAGGGCCTGTTAGGCTCGTCCCTGTTGCAGTTCTTTGCCTTATGGAAAGATGGTTTGATGAAGCTTTTGAAGAGATTGGCCGTGGTGGCGGTGATGATCACCCTGTTGCCAATGCAGGCGGCCTTCGCTGCTGAGAAGACATTCAAGGTGGTGACGACCTTTACGGTCTTTGCCGATATGGCGCGCAACATTGCAGGGGATGTTGCCGAGGTGGAATCGATCACCAAGCCGGGTGCCGAAATCCACAATTATCAGCCCACCCCGCGTGACTTGATCCGCGGTCAGGGGGCGGACCTCATTTTGTGGAATGGTCTCAATCTGGAGCTTTGGTTCGAGCGCTTTTTCCAGAATTTGCGCGATGTGCCGAGTGTCGTGCTGACAGAGGGTATCGAGCCGATGTCAATCAATGCGGGGCCGTATGAGGGCAAACCGAACCCACATGCCTGGATGTCGCTCAGTGACGCGTTGATCTATGTGGAGAATATCCGCAAGGCGCTGGTTAAGTATGATCCTGATCATGGCGACATCTACAATCGCAATGCTGAGGTCTACAAGGACAAGATACGGGCGATTTCTGATCCGATCCGGGACAGTCTGGCGGCGATTCCGGACGATAAGAAATGGCTGGTGACCAGTGAAGGCGCCTTCAGTTATCTGGCAAGGGATTTTGGGCTCAAGGAGCTTTTCCTCTGGCCGATCAATGCGGATCAGCAGGGTACACCCAAGCAGGTGAAACGGGTGATCGACACAATCCGG
It encodes:
- a CDS encoding YiiX/YebB-like N1pC/P60 family cysteine hydrolase, translated to MSTTDQTCYPDVQRLKPVRLPTVRLGLLILLLGLLGADMGNSLYRAKPLFSSFFTLVTRSYANSIGLIETRKGHLSNHPELVQTVTDGLKPFDILLIAAPFKATAMTTPGHYTHVAIWLGDGTDWHQRQWDENPRYKKLLNAVRDGRSVVQSDRFGVRMGSLDELLNADEIIIFRSDNLQKTDFYFDRIVENMGKAYDYNLDGLNQQQLICTELVSSIFPDLPVDMTRWLGRSFIVPDQIKQGLEQASNWHSWFYADAQTEESARLDE
- a CDS encoding metal ABC transporter substrate-binding protein, encoding MITLLPMQAAFAAEKTFKVVTTFTVFADMARNIAGDVAEVESITKPGAEIHNYQPTPRDLIRGQGADLILWNGLNLELWFERFFQNLRDVPSVVLTEGIEPMSINAGPYEGKPNPHAWMSLSDALIYVENIRKALVKYDPDHGDIYNRNAEVYKDKIRAISDPIRDSLAAIPDDKKWLVTSEGAFSYLARDFGLKELFLWPINADQQGTPKQVKRVIDTIRAEGIPVIFSESTVSDKTAKQVAEETGIKYGGVLYVDSLSEADGPVPTYLDLLKVTAQTIADGLAKQ